The Candidatus Neomarinimicrobiota bacterium nucleotide sequence CTCCGTTATAGAGAGGAGTGCCGCACTCGATGCAGAAACCGGATATCTCAATTTCGGGAACAACGAACTCAGGATTTATTAATTTCTTTTTTCTTTTGTTTTGCCCCCCATTTTTGGAATCTATCTCCTTAATGACGAGCATCGCCTGCTGTCTGTAGCTTTTTGTCAGGTCTTCAAAATCGCTCTTATCGATTTTGCCCATCTCGTAATCAAGTTCTATATCTTTTATCTCTCGGATAAGAGCGCGTTTTTTACTCAGGAGTTCGTCGACCGCCCGATTGTTTTCTCGCCTTCCCTGCGCTGCCTGTTCTTTACCGCTGATTATCGGTTGAATCAATGCCGCTAAAACCAGAACTATTAAAATCCCCATGACAAGAAAAGTCAACATTCCCCCTTTTAACTCTCTTTTAGTTCTTCATCCAGACGTTTTGCATAATCACCGCCGTCGGTTTCAAGATTTTTAGGAGTGATTTCGGAAGCGGCAGCTGTTTTTTGCGACCAACGCCTTAACGTTATCACTATCAGAACTCCGAACGCCAGTACCGCTAATATCGGCATGACCCAGGCCGTAAGATAGAAACCCTCCTTTCTGGGCGCTGCTAATACTTGCTCTCCGTATTTTTCTACAAAACTTTCGACTACCGCATCTGAATCCAAACCCTTTCCGATC carries:
- a CDS encoding zinc ribbon domain-containing protein produces the protein MLTFLVMGILIVLVLAALIQPIISGKEQAAQGRRENNRAVDELLSKKRALIREIKDIELDYEMGKIDKSDFEDLTKSYRQQAMLVIKEIDSKNGGQNKRKKKLINPEFVVPEIEISGFCIECGTPLYNGAAFCGVCGHKI
- a CDS encoding cytochrome c-type biogenesis protein CcmH: MIRIKIFALIIGIALSTSAFSQTKESVNKIAHELACQCGTCPNLALYSCYCGTAERMRTEIGELIGKGLDSDAVVESFVEKYGEQVLAAPRKEGFYLTAWVMPILAVLAFGVLIVITLRRWSQKTAAASEITPKNLETDGGDYAKRLDEELKES